TCTAACGTTCCGCATCGGATCAATGGCAATAGCCTTTCTGAATATGCCTCCGGACCTTCATCAACCTGCCTGAATCCTGCTCTTGAGCCGGATATCTCCTCCCCGTTACGGTTTTATGGATATGGCGGGTCGGAAGGACTTCCATCCTTTACTGAAATTAACAAGAGACCAACATCCATTTCACAACAAAAAATTAGTCAAATCAAGGGGTTATATTTTACCGTATTTTTTCCTTGACAGGCACAATATATTGTGGTTTAATTAACGAAATTTCACAATTAATACTATATACCGGATATAATAGACAGACAGTTAGCAGTTATTATTTCCAGAAAATAAGCATAATTTCAAGGAGGGGATTATGGCAGTATCACACTTTACTTTATCACCAAACGCCCTGAAGGTTCTCGAAAAGAGATATCTCAAAAAGGACGAAAACGGGAAGATCGTAGACAACCCCGAGGAGATGTTCCGAAGAATCGCAAAGGCTATTGCGTCTGCCGACCTGCGGTACGGCAGGTCTCCGGACGAGGTCGCAAAGACGGAAGAAGAATTCTACGACTTGATGACGTCCCTCGTCTTTCTTCCGAACAGCCCCACCCTCATGAACGCCGGGAGAAGTCTCGGACAGCTCAGCGCATGTTTTGTCCTACCCGTTGATGACTCAATGGAATCGATATTCGATGCGGTGAAAAACGCCGCGATAATCCATAAATCAGGCGGGGGTACCGGTTTCAGCTTCTCGCGGCTGCGGCCGAGCGGCGATGTGGTCGGCTCCACAAAGGGGATATCATCGGGGCCCATATCCTTCATGACGGTCTTCGATACCGCAACGGAGGCGGTAAAGCAAGGCGGAACGCGGCGCGGCGCAAACATGGGGCTGTTGCGGGTAGATCATCCCGATATCCTCGACTTTGTCAAATGCAAGGACGAAAACACAAAACTCAACAACTTCAATATATCAGTCGGCCTGACAGAAGAATTCATGAAGGCCCTCGCGGAAGATGGGGAATACGAACTCCTGAACCCGAGGACAAAGCAGGTGTCCTCCAGGCTCAAGGCGCGGGAGGTCTTTACCCACATCGTCAACCATGCATGGAAAAACGGCGAACCCGGGATCGTCTTCCTCGACAGGCTCAACGCCTCGAACCCCACGCCCCTCATCGGCGAGATAGAATCGACGAACCCCTGCGGCGAACAACCCCTCCTCCCCTATGAGTCCTGCAATCTCGGTTCGATAAACCTCGCAAAGATGGTTGTGGGAGACCTGGGGATTGATCGAGAACGGTTGAAGCAGACCGTCTGGGGGGCGATCCACTTCCTCGATAATGTGATCGAGGTGAACAGGTATCCCCTCCGGAAGATAGAGGAGATGACAAAGGCAAACAGAAAGATAGGTCTCGGCGTAATGGGCTGGGCTGACATGCTCATCCAACTCGGGGTCCCCTATAACTCCGCAGGAGCGGTGCAACTGGCAGAGGAAGTGATGGGGTTCATTCAGACCGAAGGGAGAAAGGCATCCATAGCACTCGCGGAGGAACGCGGGACCTTCTCCAATTATCACGGCAGCATATACGACGGCAAGCTGCCCATGAGGAATGCTACGATAACGACAATCGCGCCCACGGGAACCCTCTCGATAATCGCCGGCTGTTCATCGGGTATAGAGCCGCTCTTCGCGGTCTCCTACGTGCGGACGGTCATGGAAGGGACGAAGCTCATCGAGGTCAATCCTCATTTTGAGAAGGTCGCGAGAAACCGTGGCTTCTGGTCCAGGGAGCTCATGGAGAGGATCGCCGAAAAGGGGACGATCGAGGGGTTTGAAGAGGTCCCCGAGGATGTGAGGAAGGTCTTCGTGACGGCCCATGACATAACACCAAGGGAACACATCACGATGCAGTCGGCATTCCAGAAATATGTGGACAACGCGGTTTCGAAGACCGTCAACTTCCCCCATCATGCGGGACCGAAGGATGTGGAAGACGTCTACCTTCTCGCGTACAGCCTCGGTTGTAAGGGCGTCACCGTATACCGGGACGGATCGAGGGAAGAGCAGGTTCTCTCAACGGGCACGACGAAAGAGGCGCTCCAGAAACCGGCCGTCCCTCATGCCCAAAAGATCATGCCGAAGAAAAGGCCTGAAATGATAAGGGGGTCGACGCGACTCATGAAGACAGGCTGTGGAAATCTCTATGTCACAATAAACGAGGACGAGCAAGGCCACCTCTTTGAACTCTTCACCTCGATGGGCAAGGCGGGAGGGTGTGCATCGAGCCAGGCAGAGGCGATCGGGAGACTCGTGTCCCTCGCCTTCAGGTCCGATATCGACCCCACTGAAGTCATTAAGCAGCTCAAGGGCATCTCTTGTCATCAGCCTACCTGGTGCGATGGAGGCAAGATCCTCTCCTGTTCCGACGCGATCGCCAGGGCCGTCGAGAAGTACTCTATGACGACTGACAAGGGAAACGGCAACGGCCACAAAAAGGAGAGCCACGAGATAATGCTCATGGGCGCCTGTCCCGAGTGCGGCGGCGCTGTCGAGCATGAAGGCGGCTGTGCGGTCTGTCACAATTGCGGCTTCACGAAGTGCGGCTAAGGAGTAGAACATGAACAGAGGTAACGGGAAGAAGTCCTTCAGAAGACCGCCCTGGGACGAGTATTTCATCGAGATAGCAATGGTCGTTTCGTCCCGCTCGACCTGCCTCCGGAGAAGATACGGCGCGGTCATCGTGAAAGACCACGTGATTGTGAGCACCGGTTACAACGGCGCGCCGCGGGGCTCGACGAATTGCGTCGATCGCGGGACCTGCAAGAGGCAGGAACTCAATATCCCGGCCGGAGAACGGTACGAACTCTGCGAGGCGGTGCATGCGGAGCAGAACGCGATCATCAACGGCTCACCGGAGCGGATGAAGGACGCGACAATCTACGTTGCGGGATTTGAGGAAGGTGATATCTTCGCGGAAGGCAAACCCTGTCTCCTCTGCAAGAGGATGATCCGGAACGCGCAGATAACGCAACTCGTATACCTCACAAAGGACGGGGGTATCGTGCGGGTGAACGACCTCAAGGAGTTCGATACGCCTCCCGCGAATGTCGAGATGGATGAGCGGACAGAAGGCGGCTAGGAGGTGCCCGGCTCCGTGAAGAACAAAGAGAAGAATCGTTCATGAGGTATGGCGGAAAAACCGTGCGGACATCAAGAGGTTCTGTAGGGCAGTCGTGGAAACATTGGCGCTGTAATGTGGTGAATACTTCAATCGAAGGGCTCGGGAGAGGGGAATAGGGACATCGACGGATAGCAATGAAGTTCCTTCGTCTCGATGACATAGCCGAAGAGTCGGTCTCTCACAATCCGCAAGTGAAGAAAAGGGTCATGCTCAGGAAGGGAGACGTTCCCCACCTCACCGTTTTCGCGCGGGCCGTCTTTCCGCCGGGAGAGATTGCGGTGTCTCATGCACACGCTGATATGAGTGAGGTCTTTTTTGTCGAATCGGGCAAAGGCCATATCAGCGTGAATGGGAAAGAATACAGCCTCGAAAAGGCAAGCTGTGTTGCCGTGCTGCCGGGTGAGGCCCACGAGCTCGCCAATTCCTCGAAGGAAGACCTCGTCATCGTCTATTTCGGTATAAGCGCCTAATGAAGAGGCTTTCGAGACATGAGGTGGTGAAGCTCGTCGAGACGACCGGGGACTGTAGAGGCTTTGACCTCTCGGGTCTTGATCTCAGCGGTCTCGACCTCATCGCCGTGGACTTCAGGGGTTCGAACCTGAGGGGCGCGAACATGAGCAAGGCGAACATGAGCCGGTCCCTATTCGATGAGACCGACCTGAGCGGGAATGATCTCGGAAGCTCGAATTTCACCGGCTCCTCCTTCAAGAGAGCGAATCTCGGGCGAAGCGACCTCACCTTCTCGACCGTCACCGGCGCTGACTTCTCCGGCGCGAACCTCCGGAAGGCCGACTTCACGAGCGCGAAGCTTTCAGGGGCTGTCTTCAAGGGCGCCGATCTCGCTGAAGCCAACCTCCAGATGACAGACGGGGCCATGGCATGCTTTGCCGGAGCTAACCTCTCCGGAGTGAGCCTCCGGGGCGCAAGCATGGTCGGTGCTGACTTTTCAGAGGCTAGCCTCCTTGGCGCGATGCTCCACGGGACCGACATGAACGCGGCGAACCTCTCGTCAGCCGACATGAGAAAAGCAAGGCTCATCGAAACGACACTCGTCGGGGCAGATCTGAAAAACGCCGACTTGAGGACAGCCCTCTTGACAAACCCTGACATGACCAGGGCAAACCAGGAGGGAATCAGGACCGGCTCGATCCTCGAAGACTTCGAAAAAGACGATGATCCGGAGAAAGATTAAAGGGAAAGGCTCTCTTCGGCGCAACTCTCGCCATGAAATAAGTTTCATCACTCCTTCACGATTTTTTCATTTTTCCTGCGTATACTCATGCTGTTATTCTGGTCAAGGGATGTTGAAAGAAAACCCTGTCTGAACGAAATTTTGGGAGGCAGAGATGAAAATACTGAGAAGAACCCTCACAGGACCGATCATCGCATGTTCACTGATTCTTCTTTCCGCAGTCTATTCCTGGGGCTCATCGACTACTGCTGAGGGAGTACCCCGGCAGGGAACAGATCTTCACAGTAAAGAATTGAAGAA
This genomic interval from Thermodesulfovibrionales bacterium contains the following:
- a CDS encoding dCMP deaminase family protein; its protein translation is MNRGNGKKSFRRPPWDEYFIEIAMVVSSRSTCLRRRYGAVIVKDHVIVSTGYNGAPRGSTNCVDRGTCKRQELNIPAGERYELCEAVHAEQNAIINGSPERMKDATIYVAGFEEGDIFAEGKPCLLCKRMIRNAQITQLVYLTKDGGIVRVNDLKEFDTPPANVEMDERTEGG
- a CDS encoding pentapeptide repeat-containing protein → MKRLSRHEVVKLVETTGDCRGFDLSGLDLSGLDLIAVDFRGSNLRGANMSKANMSRSLFDETDLSGNDLGSSNFTGSSFKRANLGRSDLTFSTVTGADFSGANLRKADFTSAKLSGAVFKGADLAEANLQMTDGAMACFAGANLSGVSLRGASMVGADFSEASLLGAMLHGTDMNAANLSSADMRKARLIETTLVGADLKNADLRTALLTNPDMTRANQEGIRTGSILEDFEKDDDPEKD
- a CDS encoding vitamin B12-dependent ribonucleotide reductase — translated: MAVSHFTLSPNALKVLEKRYLKKDENGKIVDNPEEMFRRIAKAIASADLRYGRSPDEVAKTEEEFYDLMTSLVFLPNSPTLMNAGRSLGQLSACFVLPVDDSMESIFDAVKNAAIIHKSGGGTGFSFSRLRPSGDVVGSTKGISSGPISFMTVFDTATEAVKQGGTRRGANMGLLRVDHPDILDFVKCKDENTKLNNFNISVGLTEEFMKALAEDGEYELLNPRTKQVSSRLKAREVFTHIVNHAWKNGEPGIVFLDRLNASNPTPLIGEIESTNPCGEQPLLPYESCNLGSINLAKMVVGDLGIDRERLKQTVWGAIHFLDNVIEVNRYPLRKIEEMTKANRKIGLGVMGWADMLIQLGVPYNSAGAVQLAEEVMGFIQTEGRKASIALAEERGTFSNYHGSIYDGKLPMRNATITTIAPTGTLSIIAGCSSGIEPLFAVSYVRTVMEGTKLIEVNPHFEKVARNRGFWSRELMERIAEKGTIEGFEEVPEDVRKVFVTAHDITPREHITMQSAFQKYVDNAVSKTVNFPHHAGPKDVEDVYLLAYSLGCKGVTVYRDGSREEQVLSTGTTKEALQKPAVPHAQKIMPKKRPEMIRGSTRLMKTGCGNLYVTINEDEQGHLFELFTSMGKAGGCASSQAEAIGRLVSLAFRSDIDPTEVIKQLKGISCHQPTWCDGGKILSCSDAIARAVEKYSMTTDKGNGNGHKKESHEIMLMGACPECGGAVEHEGGCAVCHNCGFTKCG
- a CDS encoding cupin domain-containing protein is translated as MKFLRLDDIAEESVSHNPQVKKRVMLRKGDVPHLTVFARAVFPPGEIAVSHAHADMSEVFFVESGKGHISVNGKEYSLEKASCVAVLPGEAHELANSSKEDLVIVYFGISA